One Sphingomonas endolithica DNA segment encodes these proteins:
- a CDS encoding aldose epimerase family protein — protein MTRKLLAVTALTTLGFAAAFAGQARAADAQRGNFGTMPDGRDVPAVTLTNGRGVSATVIALGASLQALKMPDKAGKVADVQIGYDTLEGYLAKPEFFGATVGRVANRIAKGRFTIDGKNYKTPTNDGPNSLHGGGKGFDKVLWDVVDVKSGPVSSVTLRYVSPDGDMGYPGTLTTFATYSLDERNQLMIEYRATTDKPTYVNISNHAYWNLAGVGSPRGAMGHLVTIPAERYTPTDATAIPTGQHAPVAGTVFDFRTPRAIGDRVRDARDRQIAFGRGYDHNWVIGDAVTPTTHLMARVFEPVSGRGYELWSNQPGLQFYSGNFFNGTITGKNGQIYRMGDAIVMEPQLFPDAPNQPNFPSVRLNPGQTYKNTMVYKLIIQR, from the coding sequence ATGACCCGCAAACTCCTTGCCGTGACAGCGCTCACGACCCTCGGGTTCGCCGCCGCCTTTGCCGGGCAGGCGCGCGCCGCCGACGCCCAGCGCGGGAACTTCGGCACCATGCCGGATGGCCGTGACGTTCCGGCGGTGACCCTAACCAATGGTCGCGGCGTTTCCGCCACGGTCATCGCGCTTGGCGCGTCGCTGCAGGCGCTGAAGATGCCCGACAAGGCAGGCAAGGTGGCGGATGTGCAGATCGGTTACGACACGCTCGAGGGCTATCTTGCCAAGCCGGAATTCTTTGGGGCGACGGTGGGCCGCGTTGCCAATCGTATCGCCAAGGGGCGCTTCACGATCGACGGCAAGAATTACAAGACGCCTACCAACGACGGTCCCAACTCGCTGCATGGCGGCGGCAAGGGATTTGACAAGGTGCTGTGGGATGTAGTCGACGTGAAGAGCGGCCCTGTATCTTCGGTGACGCTGCGCTATGTCAGCCCGGATGGCGACATGGGTTATCCGGGCACGCTGACGACCTTCGCGACCTACTCGCTCGACGAGCGCAACCAGTTGATGATCGAGTATCGGGCGACCACCGACAAGCCGACATACGTCAACATCTCCAACCACGCATATTGGAATCTGGCCGGCGTCGGATCGCCGCGCGGCGCGATGGGCCATCTCGTGACCATCCCGGCGGAGCGATACACGCCGACCGATGCGACAGCTATTCCAACGGGGCAGCATGCGCCGGTGGCGGGCACCGTGTTCGACTTCCGCACGCCCCGCGCGATCGGCGACCGGGTACGTGATGCGCGCGATCGGCAGATCGCCTTCGGTCGCGGTTATGATCACAATTGGGTGATCGGCGATGCAGTGACACCGACGACGCACCTGATGGCACGCGTTTTCGAGCCGGTATCGGGTCGCGGCTACGAATTGTGGTCCAACCAGCCAGGGCTACAGTTCTATTCGGGCAATTTCTTCAACGGCACGATTACGGGGAAAAACGGCCAGATTTATCGCATGGGCGATGCCATCGTGATGGAGCCGCAGCTCTTCCCTGATGCACCGAACCAACCGAACTTCCCCTCGGTGCGGCTGAACCCAGGCCAGACGTACAAGAACACGATGGTCTACAAGCTGATCATACAGCGCTGA
- a CDS encoding TonB-dependent receptor, with product MNAKAFLRASVAASALVGLSPLAAQTTPDAGVQEAPKPVSPSDQSTSPTAPADSVQDSPVEGSDVVVTGFRRSLQSAQNIKRLSDGIVDAVVAEDIGKLPDTFASSALQRVAGVAVTRGGGESAGVTVRGLPDLTTTYNGRQIFTAEGRYVQIQDFPAGTVAALEVYKSGLAPQIEGGIAGAINVRGRKPFDFSGFELSGSANGVLSQQSEKIVPNGNLLISNRWDTGIGEMGLLVNASYVGINFLDSTREQSLVIARTNQVNPDNGAISNNAPGQPAGLRFPDAQGNFLGYGARYRPSANAAFQWKPTAELEIYADGLYQGFRSKDYNRFMFVPIFGDITLTNVVTRPGSDQITSATVSGASRPDGYSGSFNGKTDTYQAGGGAIWKRDRLEISADLAYTDSKYTADNVNLDYAMAESPVRNVQFDASKNGGASQSFVNFNISDPANYISRGLYQELLVVSGQDWQARTDLSYDLDMGFLKRLQVGVRYGDRKAQRDRGDIYRNNEGDRIPLTDLGLDVRATLPGFTYNDAQPNKTFAAATRDSIRDNLVQLRSRFGVPAGVPAFIPSENFRANEKSYAAYAQLKYGFDLGDTVIDGVVGLRAIKTKTRIDGFSRIVLGVNPADNGEILDFPAVSAKSDYTDYLPNASARIALSDKLQLRLAYTQTRTRPNFFDLRPNTSLGQPVVITDRNDPCFDATVVTEPCIERRRRGGSAGNPDLKPLTSNNYDASLEYYFSRAGSFTAAVFRHDADGFVFGVDDRSQAGLRINRPVNVGKTRLQGAEVSFTSFLDIDGLPDWAKGFGVQANGTFIDAKGDIQPNFAATLGNEQQRFPGVSKWTGNVVALYERPKFSARVAYNYRSDFVSFYSLEAFDPIAHAVIEKGRGQVDFSTSITPVPNITVAFDIINLLGNPLQRSRQYDNGDSYSRQVLDLERAYSLGVRFRF from the coding sequence ATGAACGCCAAGGCGTTTCTTCGTGCATCTGTAGCCGCCAGTGCGCTTGTCGGACTATCGCCGCTTGCAGCGCAGACTACACCGGACGCTGGAGTTCAAGAGGCACCGAAGCCGGTTAGCCCGTCCGATCAAAGCACCAGCCCTACTGCGCCCGCCGACTCTGTACAGGACAGCCCCGTCGAGGGTAGCGACGTCGTCGTCACCGGCTTCCGCCGCAGCCTGCAATCGGCGCAGAACATCAAGCGCCTCTCAGACGGCATCGTCGATGCGGTGGTCGCCGAGGATATCGGCAAACTCCCGGACACGTTCGCTTCTTCCGCGCTGCAGCGGGTCGCAGGCGTGGCAGTGACGCGTGGTGGTGGCGAATCGGCGGGCGTTACCGTTCGCGGCCTTCCGGATCTCACCACGACCTACAATGGTCGCCAGATCTTCACTGCGGAGGGCCGCTACGTCCAGATTCAGGACTTCCCTGCCGGTACGGTTGCCGCGCTGGAAGTGTACAAGTCCGGCCTCGCGCCTCAGATCGAGGGCGGCATCGCCGGCGCGATCAACGTGCGCGGGCGTAAGCCGTTCGACTTCAGCGGATTCGAACTGTCCGGTTCGGCCAATGGCGTGCTGTCGCAGCAGTCCGAGAAGATCGTGCCCAACGGCAATCTGCTGATCAGCAACCGCTGGGATACCGGCATCGGCGAGATGGGCCTGCTGGTCAACGCCTCCTATGTCGGCATCAACTTCCTCGATTCGACGCGCGAGCAATCGCTGGTCATCGCTCGGACCAACCAGGTCAATCCCGACAATGGCGCAATTTCCAACAACGCGCCGGGCCAGCCGGCGGGGCTGCGCTTCCCCGACGCACAGGGCAATTTTCTCGGCTATGGCGCGCGCTACCGCCCGTCGGCCAACGCCGCCTTCCAGTGGAAGCCGACCGCCGAGCTCGAAATCTATGCCGACGGTTTGTACCAGGGCTTCCGCTCGAAGGATTACAACCGCTTCATGTTCGTGCCGATCTTCGGCGACATTACGCTGACCAACGTGGTGACACGTCCGGGCAGCGACCAGATCACCAGTGCCACCGTCAGCGGCGCGTCGCGGCCGGACGGGTATAGCGGTTCGTTCAACGGCAAGACCGACACTTATCAGGCCGGCGGTGGCGCGATCTGGAAGCGCGACCGGCTCGAAATCTCTGCCGATCTGGCCTATACGGACAGCAAATACACCGCCGACAACGTCAACCTCGATTATGCCATGGCCGAATCGCCGGTGCGCAACGTCCAGTTCGACGCGTCGAAGAATGGCGGCGCGAGCCAGAGCTTCGTCAATTTCAACATCTCCGATCCCGCCAACTATATTAGCCGTGGCCTGTATCAGGAGTTGCTGGTGGTCAGCGGGCAGGATTGGCAGGCGCGCACTGATCTGTCCTACGACCTCGACATGGGTTTCCTGAAGCGGCTGCAGGTGGGCGTACGCTACGGCGATCGCAAGGCACAGCGCGATCGCGGCGATATCTATCGGAACAACGAAGGTGACCGCATTCCGTTGACTGATCTGGGGCTGGATGTCAGGGCCACTTTGCCGGGCTTCACCTATAACGATGCGCAGCCTAACAAGACCTTTGCAGCGGCCACCCGCGATAGCATTCGTGACAATCTGGTTCAATTACGCAGCAGGTTCGGTGTCCCAGCGGGCGTCCCGGCGTTCATCCCCAGCGAGAACTTCCGCGCGAACGAGAAGTCCTATGCTGCCTATGCGCAGCTGAAATACGGCTTCGACCTAGGCGACACCGTTATTGACGGCGTGGTCGGCTTGCGCGCGATCAAGACGAAGACGCGGATCGATGGCTTTTCGCGCATCGTGCTGGGGGTAAATCCCGCCGACAATGGCGAAATACTGGATTTCCCGGCCGTTAGCGCCAAGAGCGACTATACCGACTATCTGCCCAACGCGAGTGCGCGGATCGCGCTCAGCGACAAGCTGCAATTGCGCCTTGCTTATACCCAGACGCGTACGCGGCCGAATTTCTTTGATTTGCGGCCGAATACATCGCTCGGCCAGCCCGTCGTCATCACCGATCGGAACGATCCCTGCTTCGACGCTACCGTTGTGACGGAGCCTTGCATCGAACGGAGGCGTCGCGGCGGTTCGGCCGGCAACCCCGATCTCAAGCCACTGACATCGAACAATTACGATGCGAGCTTGGAATATTATTTCTCGCGCGCGGGATCCTTCACGGCGGCAGTATTCAGGCACGATGCCGATGGGTTCGTGTTCGGGGTCGACGACCGCAGCCAGGCCGGCTTACGCATCAACCGGCCGGTGAACGTCGGCAAGACCCGACTCCAGGGCGCGGAAGTGTCGTTCACCAGCTTCCTCGATATCGACGGGCTGCCGGACTGGGCGAAGGGCTTCGGCGTGCAGGCCAACGGCACGTTCATCGATGCCAAGGGCGATATCCAGCCGAATTTTGCGGCGACGTTGGGCAACGAGCAGCAGAGATTCCCGGGCGTATCGAAATGGACCGGCAACGTCGTCGCGCTCTACGAACGGCCGAAATTCTCCGCCCGCGTCGCCTATAACTATCGTTCGGACTTCGTGTCGTTCTACAGCCTCGAAGCGTTCGATCCGATCGCGCATGCCGTGATCGAGAAGGGCCGTGGCCAGGTCGATTTTTCGACCTCGATCACGCCGGTGCCGAACATCACTGTGGCGTTCGACATCATCAATCTCCTCGGCAATCCGCTGCAGCGCTCGCGTCAGTACGACAATGGCGATAGCTACTCGCGCCAGGTCTTAGATCTCGAGCGAGCCTATTCGCTCGGCGTGCGGTTCCGCTTCTGA
- a CDS encoding MGH1-like glycoside hydrolase domain-containing protein — protein MGSSKRQHHQTWRALELASAGCRNLSNIIATRMMRATLRQFAQAVLLGAAFSSSAPASAVPILDSDRISHARFGNDAPWYVSRIPFFESADSAIDTVYYYRWAMFRAHQRDLGAEGFISTEFLDDVGWQRDPYASLNDATGFHIAEGRWLRDRRYTDDYIRFMYQGGNDRHFTDYMADSVYGRYLVDGDRSAATRHLGAMRHIYRLWDDRYDFAKGLYWVEPLLDATEYTISSIDASGGKDGFRGGDSFRPSINAYMFANARAIAELAKLSGDSDAAAEYNSRAAAIRARVQESLWSPGLGHFIDRFKTDNQFVKYWQPIRGRELVGYLPWTFNLVDDEERYAGAWRHALDAKGFGGDKGLRTVEPTYEYYMRQYRYEGSAPECQWNGPTWPFQTTQVLIGMANLLDHYHQSVVTRSDYMRLLRQYASLHFHGGRLDLEEDYHPDTGDPIVGLPRSHHYFHSGFNDLVLTGLVGIRPRADDVLEVNPLLPEAGDKQALPWFHVQNVRYHGHDVSVTWDADGRRYGQAGLTITVDGKRVAHRATIGRVTVALTRREEPAPVHPIARSVQLVRGEFPRGSASSNADAEKIHDAIDGRVWFFPELPNGWDSTISRAPQWFSVDFGRPTSLSRAELAFFADGEQFAAPASYRLQMRTATGWRDLRTTNPPVLANGVTTVIWNAISTDKIRLIVRQEAQRRTRLVEIKLF, from the coding sequence ATGGGCAGTTCTAAGCGCCAGCACCACCAAACATGGCGTGCTTTGGAACTCGCCTCCGCAGGATGTCGTAACCTATCGAACATTATCGCCACTCGCATGATGCGAGCGACACTGAGGCAATTCGCGCAGGCCGTTCTGCTTGGGGCGGCATTTTCTAGTTCCGCACCGGCATCGGCAGTGCCGATACTGGATAGTGACCGCATCTCCCATGCGCGGTTCGGCAATGATGCGCCTTGGTACGTAAGTCGCATCCCATTCTTTGAATCTGCAGATTCGGCGATTGATACCGTCTATTACTATCGCTGGGCTATGTTTCGAGCGCACCAGCGGGATCTCGGCGCCGAAGGCTTTATATCTACCGAGTTCCTCGACGATGTCGGCTGGCAGCGCGATCCCTACGCCAGCCTAAACGACGCAACTGGGTTTCACATTGCTGAAGGACGCTGGCTGCGTGACCGGCGTTATACGGACGATTACATCCGTTTCATGTACCAAGGCGGCAACGATCGCCACTTCACCGACTACATGGCCGACTCGGTTTACGGTCGATACCTCGTCGATGGTGACCGTAGCGCAGCGACGCGGCATCTTGGCGCAATGCGCCATATTTATCGGCTCTGGGACGACCGCTATGATTTTGCCAAGGGGCTATATTGGGTCGAGCCACTGCTCGATGCTACCGAATACACGATTTCGTCTATTGATGCATCGGGCGGCAAAGACGGATTTCGCGGCGGAGATTCATTCCGCCCGTCAATCAATGCGTATATGTTCGCTAATGCCCGGGCCATTGCGGAACTCGCAAAACTGTCTGGCGATTCAGACGCAGCCGCTGAATACAATAGCCGCGCTGCCGCCATAAGGGCGCGTGTACAGGAGAGCCTGTGGAGCCCTGGACTTGGCCACTTCATCGATCGCTTTAAGACCGATAATCAATTTGTGAAATACTGGCAGCCGATCCGCGGGCGAGAGTTGGTTGGCTATCTCCCGTGGACCTTCAATCTGGTCGATGACGAGGAGCGCTATGCAGGAGCGTGGCGACACGCGCTAGACGCTAAGGGGTTTGGGGGAGACAAGGGGCTCCGGACGGTCGAGCCCACCTACGAATATTATATGCGACAATATCGCTACGAAGGGAGCGCGCCGGAATGCCAGTGGAATGGTCCCACCTGGCCCTTTCAGACAACACAGGTGTTGATCGGCATGGCTAACTTGCTCGATCATTACCACCAGTCGGTAGTGACACGCAGCGATTACATGCGGCTGCTGCGGCAATATGCGTCGTTGCACTTTCACGGCGGCCGGCTCGATCTTGAGGAGGATTATCATCCCGATACTGGCGACCCGATCGTCGGCTTACCACGCAGCCACCACTATTTTCATTCCGGCTTCAATGACCTAGTCCTCACCGGCCTAGTGGGCATTCGCCCACGTGCCGACGATGTTCTGGAGGTAAATCCGCTCTTGCCTGAGGCGGGTGACAAGCAGGCGCTGCCCTGGTTCCACGTTCAGAACGTGCGCTATCATGGCCACGACGTGTCGGTGACCTGGGACGCTGATGGGCGTCGTTATGGTCAGGCTGGCCTGACGATTACGGTGGACGGGAAGCGGGTAGCGCATCGCGCAACGATCGGCCGGGTGACAGTAGCCCTGACGCGTCGGGAGGAACCTGCGCCTGTACACCCTATTGCGCGTTCGGTGCAGTTGGTGCGAGGCGAGTTTCCAAGGGGTAGCGCATCGAGCAATGCTGATGCCGAGAAGATACATGACGCCATAGACGGCCGTGTGTGGTTCTTCCCCGAGCTACCAAACGGATGGGATTCCACCATATCCCGGGCGCCGCAATGGTTCAGCGTCGACTTTGGCCGGCCGACCTCCCTGTCGCGAGCGGAACTGGCCTTTTTTGCCGACGGCGAGCAGTTTGCAGCGCCCGCATCTTACAGGCTGCAGATGCGAACTGCGACTGGCTGGCGCGATCTGCGAACTACCAACCCGCCCGTGCTAGCGAATGGAGTTACCACCGTAATCTGGAACGCGATCTCAACGGATAAAATTCGCCTTATAGTCAGACAAGAGGCTCAGAGGCGTACCCGATTGGTCGAGATCAAGCTCTTCTGA
- a CDS encoding arabinan endo-1,5-alpha-L-arabinosidase codes for MRRNVIMGALAAMLALATAPAPAQQEPTSLNSRIAGDIAPVHDPVLIREGDIYHVFSTGIGRDGQGVVSHRTSRDLVHWEIAAAPFAALPAWVAGTIPGAKSLWAPDISYVNDRYRLYYSASTFGSNRSGIGVATSATLDQSKPGYGWRDEGLVVASQPGDDFNAIDPAFVVDKQGRHWLALGSFWTGLKLFELNPATGKLLHPGAKPVSIARRPVPAGAPSIVEAPYIFERGGWYWLLASYDYCCKGVNSTYYTVIGRSKTVAGPYRGKDGSSLLEGGGTILLRADLQEKQRFRGPGHSGHFRDSNGTDLIVYHAYDKDKNGAPTLRIASLSWDADGWPTAR; via the coding sequence ATGCGTCGCAACGTGATCATGGGAGCGCTGGCAGCAATGCTGGCGCTCGCCACCGCCCCAGCGCCCGCGCAGCAGGAGCCGACCAGCCTCAACAGCCGGATCGCGGGCGATATCGCGCCAGTCCATGATCCAGTGCTGATTCGCGAAGGCGATATTTATCACGTTTTCTCGACCGGGATTGGCCGAGACGGGCAGGGGGTGGTGTCGCACCGCACCTCGCGCGATCTGGTTCATTGGGAGATCGCGGCGGCGCCGTTCGCGGCACTGCCCGCCTGGGTGGCGGGCACCATCCCCGGCGCCAAGAGCCTCTGGGCGCCCGACATTTCCTATGTGAACGACCGATACCGGCTGTATTATTCGGCCTCGACCTTCGGCTCGAACCGCTCAGGCATCGGCGTCGCCACCAGCGCAACGCTCGATCAGAGCAAGCCGGGCTATGGCTGGCGTGACGAGGGGCTCGTGGTGGCCTCGCAGCCGGGCGATGATTTCAATGCGATCGATCCCGCCTTCGTCGTCGACAAGCAGGGCCGCCATTGGCTCGCGCTCGGGAGCTTCTGGACCGGACTCAAATTGTTCGAGCTGAACCCGGCGACAGGCAAATTGCTGCATCCGGGCGCAAAGCCGGTGTCGATCGCGCGCCGGCCGGTGCCGGCCGGTGCGCCGTCGATCGTCGAGGCGCCGTACATCTTCGAACGCGGAGGCTGGTACTGGCTGCTCGCCAGCTACGATTACTGCTGCAAGGGCGTGAATAGCACCTATTACACAGTGATTGGTCGTTCGAAGACTGTGGCCGGGCCTTATCGCGGAAAGGATGGCAGCTCGCTGCTCGAGGGCGGCGGCACGATCCTGCTGCGCGCAGACCTGCAGGAGAAACAGCGCTTCCGCGGGCCCGGCCATTCGGGACATTTCCGCGATAGCAATGGCACCGACCTGATCGTCTATCACGCCTATGACAAAGACAAGAACGGGGCGCCGACCCTCCGTATCGCGAGCCTGAGCTGGGACGCGGACGGCTGGCCCACAGCCCGCTAG
- a CDS encoding alpha-N-arabinofuranosidase: MSRTMRGLAAAFLLSTTVIAGAQTAPAEAPVTATLQADKPGPVYDKRIFTQFAEHLGNGIYGGLWVGNDKKIPNTRGFRNDVVGALKRLGVPVIRWPGGCFADEYHWREGIGAKGKRPVKINTHWGGVTEPNTVGTHEFMDVTEQIGAEAYIAGNVGNGTPQEMAEWVEYMTSPSGTLAEERARNGHKAPWKVPYFGVGNELWGCGGNMRPEYAADLTRRYATFIKAPAGTRILKIAAGANVDDYKWTEVMMREAIGQIDAVSLHYYTIPGSWPPRASPTEFDETAWAETLAGAWKMDELITKHSAIMDKYDPQKKIWLAVDEWGTWFAQDPGTHPGFLRQQNTLRDALVAAIHLNVFAKHAERVKMTAIAQMVNVLQAMILTDGSKMVLTPTYYVFEMYKPYMDGTVLPLQIKSPWYNKDQWTIPQVSGSAVRGKDGLVHVGLANADPERSVTISVSLAGVTASSVSGRVLTASVMNARNDFGVPEAVTPLAFNGAQVQGNMLTVTLPAKSVVMLELR, from the coding sequence ATGTCACGGACAATGCGCGGCCTCGCCGCCGCTTTCCTGCTGTCGACCACTGTCATCGCCGGGGCGCAGACCGCACCGGCCGAGGCGCCCGTCACTGCGACGCTGCAGGCCGACAAGCCGGGTCCGGTCTATGACAAGCGCATCTTCACGCAGTTTGCCGAGCATCTCGGCAACGGCATCTATGGCGGCCTGTGGGTCGGCAACGACAAGAAGATCCCCAACACGCGCGGCTTTCGTAACGACGTGGTCGGCGCGCTCAAGCGGCTCGGCGTGCCGGTGATCCGCTGGCCTGGCGGCTGCTTCGCCGATGAATATCACTGGCGGGAGGGCATCGGCGCGAAGGGCAAGCGCCCGGTAAAGATCAACACGCATTGGGGCGGCGTGACCGAGCCAAACACCGTCGGCACGCACGAATTCATGGACGTGACCGAGCAGATCGGCGCGGAAGCTTATATCGCCGGCAATGTTGGTAACGGCACGCCACAGGAGATGGCCGAGTGGGTCGAGTACATGACTTCGCCCTCGGGGACGCTGGCCGAAGAGCGCGCTCGTAACGGCCACAAGGCGCCCTGGAAGGTGCCGTATTTCGGCGTCGGCAACGAGTTGTGGGGCTGCGGTGGCAACATGCGGCCCGAATACGCCGCCGACCTGACCCGCCGCTACGCGACGTTCATCAAAGCACCTGCCGGTACGCGCATTCTGAAGATCGCCGCCGGTGCCAATGTCGATGATTACAAATGGACTGAAGTGATGATGCGCGAGGCGATCGGCCAAATCGATGCCGTGTCGCTGCACTATTACACGATCCCCGGCAGCTGGCCGCCGCGCGCCTCGCCGACCGAGTTCGATGAGACCGCCTGGGCTGAAACCCTGGCCGGCGCGTGGAAGATGGACGAGCTGATCACCAAGCATAGCGCGATCATGGACAAGTATGATCCGCAGAAGAAGATCTGGCTCGCGGTTGACGAATGGGGCACTTGGTTCGCACAGGATCCGGGCACGCATCCGGGCTTCCTGCGTCAGCAGAACACGCTGCGCGACGCGCTTGTCGCGGCGATTCATCTCAACGTGTTCGCCAAGCATGCCGAGCGCGTGAAGATGACCGCGATCGCGCAGATGGTGAACGTGCTGCAGGCGATGATCCTGACCGACGGCAGCAAGATGGTGCTAACGCCGACCTATTACGTGTTCGAGATGTACAAGCCGTACATGGACGGCACGGTGCTGCCGCTCCAGATTAAGTCTCCTTGGTACAACAAGGACCAGTGGACGATCCCGCAGGTCAGCGGGAGCGCCGTGCGCGGCAAGGACGGGCTGGTCCATGTCGGCCTTGCCAACGCCGATCCCGAACGGTCGGTGACCATTTCGGTGTCGCTGGCCGGAGTCACGGCGAGCAGCGTCTCGGGCCGCGTGCTCACCGCTTCGGTGATGAACGCGCGCAACGATTTTGGCGTCCCCGAGGCGGTAACCCCGTTGGCCTTCAACGGCGCGCAGGTGCAGGGCAATATGCTGACGGTCACGCTGCCGGCCAAGTCGGTCGTGATGCTCGAGCTGCGCTGA
- a CDS encoding Gfo/Idh/MocA family protein, which produces MGKIAADQHVPSITRNDDFVLTAVVSSRNPEMPGIAWHKTLQSLFDDGPAIDAVALCTPPQVRYDLATLALERGVHVFLEKPPGATLTEVAVLEQQATKSGATLFAGWHSRFAAGVAPARAWLAARRIDSVSIVWREDVRVWHPGQAWIWEPGGLGVFDPGINALSIATDILPNAFFLTNATLSSPANRAAPIAADLTFRDTTGAPITMDLDWRQTGPQSWDITVETDAGTLKLAEGGAVLTLPEGTDSNEDEEYPGLYVRFASLIRGGRSEVDTQPLKLVADAFLRGTRIAVENFDD; this is translated from the coding sequence ATGGGCAAGATCGCCGCCGACCAGCATGTGCCCTCGATCACGCGCAACGATGATTTCGTGCTGACGGCGGTTGTCAGCTCGCGAAATCCCGAAATGCCCGGCATCGCGTGGCACAAGACCTTGCAGTCGCTGTTCGACGACGGCCCAGCGATTGATGCTGTGGCGCTCTGCACACCGCCGCAGGTACGCTACGATCTCGCTACGCTCGCCCTTGAGCGCGGCGTGCACGTGTTTCTGGAAAAACCTCCCGGCGCGACCCTGACCGAGGTCGCGGTGCTTGAACAGCAGGCAACAAAGAGCGGCGCCACGTTGTTCGCCGGCTGGCATTCGCGCTTCGCCGCGGGCGTAGCGCCGGCGCGTGCGTGGCTGGCCGCTCGCCGCATCGACTCAGTATCGATCGTGTGGCGCGAGGACGTGCGCGTCTGGCATCCGGGCCAGGCGTGGATCTGGGAGCCGGGCGGGCTCGGCGTGTTTGATCCAGGGATCAACGCGCTGTCGATCGCGACCGACATCCTGCCCAACGCATTTTTCCTGACCAACGCGACCTTGTCCTCGCCGGCCAACCGCGCGGCACCGATCGCGGCAGATCTGACTTTCCGCGACACCACCGGCGCACCGATCACGATGGATCTTGATTGGCGCCAGACTGGCCCGCAAAGCTGGGACATCACGGTCGAGACCGATGCCGGCACGCTGAAGCTAGCCGAGGGCGGCGCTGTGCTGACGCTGCCCGAGGGCACTGATTCCAACGAGGACGAGGAATATCCTGGCCTTTACGTACGCTTCGCGTCGCTAATCCGCGGCGGCCGCAGCGAGGTCGATACACAGCCGCTTAAGCTCGTCGCCGACGCCTTCCTGCGCGGCACACGCATTGCCGTCGAGAACTTCGATGATTGA
- the araD1 gene encoding AraD1 family protein — MSLRLLQHRADDGTRSVIAATADNATFVNGVDSVRALAARAIADGSDLAAAVAACGTGASVDLAAELAAGRLLAPIDHADPAHLIMTGTGLTHLGSAEGRDKMHRDAAAAETQTDSMRMFLEGVAGGKPAAGEVGQQPEWFFKGDGSGLIGPGQPLVSPPFGQDGSEEPELAGIYLIGPDGTPFRLGLCLANEFSDHVTERHNYLWLAHSKLRPAALGPELLVGTPPEHIGGTSRIYRDGALLWEKPFLSGEANMSHTIANLEAHHFKYALFRRPGDVHVHFFGTATLSFSDGVKTQEGDVFEIEAAPFTLPLRNPLGKDRPTSIVAQAL, encoded by the coding sequence ATGAGCTTGCGCCTGCTGCAGCACCGTGCCGACGACGGCACGCGGTCGGTGATCGCCGCTACCGCGGATAATGCGACGTTCGTGAATGGCGTGGACAGTGTCCGCGCGCTTGCCGCCAGGGCGATCGCCGACGGCAGCGATCTTGCCGCCGCCGTGGCCGCATGCGGAACCGGTGCGAGCGTCGATCTCGCTGCCGAACTGGCGGCGGGGCGTCTCCTGGCGCCGATCGACCATGCCGACCCCGCGCACTTGATCATGACCGGCACCGGTCTCACGCATCTCGGTTCCGCCGAGGGGCGCGACAAGATGCACCGCGATGCCGCCGCAGCCGAGACGCAGACGGATTCGATGCGCATGTTCCTCGAAGGCGTGGCGGGCGGCAAGCCTGCCGCGGGCGAGGTCGGGCAGCAGCCGGAATGGTTCTTCAAGGGCGATGGCTCGGGTCTGATCGGGCCGGGACAACCGCTCGTATCTCCGCCCTTCGGACAGGATGGCAGCGAGGAGCCGGAACTGGCCGGCATCTACCTGATCGGCCCAGACGGCACGCCGTTCCGTCTCGGCCTGTGCCTGGCCAACGAATTCAGCGATCATGTTACCGAGCGGCATAACTATCTGTGGCTGGCGCATTCCAAGCTGCGCCCGGCGGCACTCGGGCCAGAACTGCTGGTCGGCACCCCTCCCGAGCATATCGGCGGCACGAGCAGGATCTACCGCGACGGCGCATTGTTGTGGGAAAAGCCGTTCCTGTCGGGCGAGGCGAACATGTCGCACACCATCGCCAATCTGGAAGCGCATCACTTCAAATATGCCTTGTTTCGCCGCCCGGGCGACGTGCACGTCCACTTCTTCGGTACGGCCACCTTATCCTTCTCGGACGGCGTGAAGACGCAGGAAGGCGACGTGTTCGAGATCGAAGCGGCACCGTTCACGCTGCCGCTGCGCAACCCGCTTGGCAAGGACCGGCCGACATCGATCGTGGCTCAAGCGCTGTGA